Below is a genomic region from Azoarcus sp. KH32C.
CGCACATGGCGGGCTTGCTCGCGGGCCTGCCGGTCGCCGTGCCGGGCGGCACGATCAACCGCCTGTGCGGCTCGGGCATGGATGCGGTCGGGACTGCAGCGCGGGCGATCGCCGCGGGCGAAGCGGAGCTGATGATCGCCGGCGGCGTCGAGAGCATGAGTCGCGCTCCCTTCGTCCTCGCCAAGGCCGACTCCGCTTTCTCCCGCAGCGCGAAGATCGAGGACACGACGATCGGCTGGCGCTTCGTGAATCCCTTGATGAAGGCGCAATACGGCATCGACTCGATGCCTGAAACTGCCGAGAACGTCGCCGTGCAGTTCGGCGTCTCGCGTGCCGACCAGGACGCCTTCGCGCTGCGCAGCCAGCAGCGCTATGCGGCCGCCGCCGAGCGCGGCTTTTTCGCCGGGGAGCTCGTGCCGGTCGAGATTGCGCAGAAGAAGGGCGAGCCGCTGCGCGTCACCGCGGACGAGCATCCGCGCGCGACTTCGCTCGAGGCGCTCGCGAAGCTCAAGGGCGTCGTGCGCCCGGACGGCTCGGTCACCGCCGGCAACGCGTCCGGCACCAACGACGGCTCCGTCGCGCTCCTCCTCGCGTCGGCGGCCGCCGCGTCCCGCCACGGACTCACGCCCCGCGGCCGCGTGCTCGGCATGGCGACCGTCGGCGTCGAGCCACGCATCATGGGCATCGGCCCTGCGCCGGCGTCGCAGAAACTCCTCGCCCGGCTCGGCCTGCGCCTCGACCAGATGGACGTCATCGAGCTCAACGAGGCCTTCGCCGCGCAGTCGCTGGCGGTGCTGCGCATGCTCGGCCTGCCCGACGACGCCCCGCAGGTGAACGCGAACGGGGGCGCGATCGCGCTCGGCCATCCGCTCGGCGCCTCGGGTGCGCGGCTCGTGTTGACCGCGCTGCGCCAGCTCGAAGCCACCGGCGGCCGTTACGCCCTGTGCACGATGTGCATCGGCGTCGGGCAGGGGATCGCGATGGTGATCGAACGCGTGTCGAACGGCACGAAGTAGTGATTCAGATCAATATGTTTGACTTGCAATAATTGTATCATAAGCAATAATTCGCATAGCGCGGCCGCGGCTTCCCTCAGGTCCGGTCGTACATAAACGAGAGGAGGAGACACATCATGAAGCGACGCATTTCCCTCATGGCGGCCATTGGACTCGCCTTCGCCGCTGCCGCGCACGCCGAGATCAATGTCGGTGTGATCGTGTCGGCGACCGGCCCGGCCGCCTCGCTGGGCATCCCGGAGAAGAACACCATCGGGCTCCTGCCGACGACGATCGCCGGCGAGAAGATCAACTACATCGTCCTCGACGACGCCTCCGACACGACCTCGGCGGTCAAGAACATCCGCAAGCTGATCTCCGAGGACAAGGTCGACGTCATCCTCGGCTCGACGATCACGCCGAACTCGCTGGCGATGATCGACGTCGCAGCCGAATCGGCGACGCCGATGATCTCGATGGCGGCCTCCGCCCGCATCGTTGACCCCGTCGACGACAAGAAGCGCTGGGTCTTCAAGACGCCGCAGAACGACGCGCAAATGTCGACCGCGATCGTCGAGCACATGACCAACAACGGGGTGAAGAACGTCGCCTTCATCGGCTTCTCCGACGCTTACGGCGAAGGCTGGTACGAACAGTT
It encodes:
- the pcaF gene encoding 3-oxoadipyl-CoA thiolase; the protein is MSSREVFICDGIRTPIGRYAGALSAVRTDDLAALPIKTLMARNAGVDWEAVDDVYYGCANQAGEDNRNVAHMAGLLAGLPVAVPGGTINRLCGSGMDAVGTAARAIAAGEAELMIAGGVESMSRAPFVLAKADSAFSRSAKIEDTTIGWRFVNPLMKAQYGIDSMPETAENVAVQFGVSRADQDAFALRSQQRYAAAAERGFFAGELVPVEIAQKKGEPLRVTADEHPRATSLEALAKLKGVVRPDGSVTAGNASGTNDGSVALLLASAAAASRHGLTPRGRVLGMATVGVEPRIMGIGPAPASQKLLARLGLRLDQMDVIELNEAFAAQSLAVLRMLGLPDDAPQVNANGGAIALGHPLGASGARLVLTALRQLEATGGRYALCTMCIGVGQGIAMVIERVSNGTK